A genomic stretch from Pochonia chlamydosporia 170 chromosome 4, whole genome shotgun sequence includes:
- a CDS encoding basic-leucine zipper (bZIP) transcription factor (similar to Metarhizium robertsii ARSEF 23 XP_007821130.1) translates to MPSTSSSLPNPKELSIEDDWTRVKDPKEKKRIQNRVAQRTYRHRMKARLGELQARLDSHEKQRIHTTGHGGNDMTQGVSSVPIPFGTSALVMNGHSSTHSLTGLNSVLTNGRGGEVSQPPLSNDRSHALPILQTNMYDIPADESTTSLFSHNPQFLNSPPNSHSSPQAHNALPSPPGRSDSEQSAKVSQDFVLDCLRFQSQLLNRLNTLQNDPACTAQGQYSQPEGLPQLMDGMNHEQISCMGGFNAAHAEAVDFAYENAPDAWKPGNFSQKLRQPPAAGSVNFPPLLPVAAPGMEPVMGSKSCHATPTGLAAPGQILGREATADERIENIMQHIQANGYESFDDLATEYYCRMNRDGDTTPLANEQHVRRDGRLAKVMNAVLHATNSWTHWERQSFYEEILKLAESMVASEAAETRDTVLSHLGPIVEASDLQNHATKTESLHSIKRTLELELPNSWALNIALANETAAGWQEDCSNTALATTLIQKLAGRVPKDKLLGLVEACL, encoded by the exons ATGCCTTCGACGTCGTCATCTCTCCCCAATCCCAAGGAGCTTAGCATCGAAGATGACTGGACTAGGGTTAAAGACCcgaaggaaaagaagaggatTCAGAACCGGGTAGCGCAGAGAACATATC GTCATCGAATGAAGGCAAGGCTTGGTGAACTTCAGGCCCGGTTGGACAGCCATGAGAAGCAAAGGATCCATACGACTGGTCATGGCGGTAACGACATGACCCAAGGGGTTTCTAGCGTACCAATTCCTTTTGGCACAAGTGCTCTGGTCATGAATGGCCATTCGAGCACCCATAGCCTCACCGGACTTAATTCAGTTCTGACGAATGGACGCGGTGGAGAAGTGTCCCAACCCCCCTTGAGCAACGACCGGTCTCATGCTTTACCGATTCTGCAGACCAATATGTACGATATTCCCGCAGACGAATCTACCACCTCTTTGTTCTCACACAATCCGCAATTTCTCAATAGTCCCCCGAACTCTCACTCATCTCCTCAAGCTCATAACGCTCTGCCCTCCCCTCCTGGAAGATCGGATTCTGAACAATCAGCCAAGGTATCTCAGGATTTCGTTCTTGATTGCCTCCGATTTCAGTCACAGCTCTTGAACAGGCTCAATACACTTCAAAATGACCCGGCATGTACGGCCCAGGGCCAATACTCGCAGCCTGAGGGGCTTCCTCAAT TGATGGACGGCATGAATCATGAGCAAATATCTTGTATGGGAGGCTTTAATGCCGCACACGCTGAGGCTGTGGATTTCGCATATGAAAATGCGCCTGACGCCTGGAAACCTGGCAACTTCAGCCAGAAGCTTCGCCAGCCACCTGCAGCCGGGTCTGTGAACTTTCCACCATTGCTACCAGTAGCAGCACCGGGAATGGAACCCGTAATGGGCTCCAAAAGCTGTCACGCTACTCCTACCGGACTGGCTGCACCAGGGCAGATTCTGGGTCGGGAAGCAACAGCAGATGAACGCATCGAAAACATAATGCAACATATACAAGCCAATGGCTATGAGAGttttgatgatttggccACGGAATACTATTGCAGAATGAATAGAGACGGAGATACAACCCCCCTTGCAAACGAACAACATGTGAGAAGAGATGGACGGTTGGCGAAGGTGATGAATGCTGTTCTCCACGCAACTAACAGCTGGACACACTGGGAGCGCCAATCTTTTTATGAAGAGATTCTCAAACTTGCGGAGTCCATGGTTGCTTCAGAAGCGGCAGAAACGAGGGACACGGTGCTGTCGCACCTTGGGCCTATTGTGGAGGCTAGTGACTTGCAAAATCATGCAACCAAAACAGAATCTCTACATTCTATAAAGAGAACTCTTGAGCTTGAG TTGCCCAACTCCTGGGCGTTGAACATTGCTCTTGCCAACGAAACTGCGGCTGGGTGGCAGGAGGATTGCTCGAACACGGCATTGGCAACGACGCTAATTCAAAAGCTTGCCGGCCGAGTacccaaggacaagctccTAGGATTAGTGGAAGCGTGTCTATGA
- a CDS encoding esterase-like protein (similar to Metarhizium acridum CQMa 102 XP_007806354.1), giving the protein MYPGGPNPTQVQFVPPGTAFNPPLPLVLIHDGGGTTFSYFVLGSLARDVWAIHNPKFFDGLPWEGGMDEMAKKYLDLIAGELSGPIMLGGWSLGGFLSLAMARVIASDPASYSISVAGLLIIDSPYHIARSKITVPTSKAELPGLPALVEKSFDNCDDMLQDWDLPSWDSPDGGGGCTDTQFTVGGKTFRVPNGEVLRKPANSDPLDNNWETVAVKPYKMDPKSNTPGTGAAGNPPPAVLLRCIKRAKPKSNLGDRHGLSQGQGQGQGQGQGQGHNGDTPGCLVDLFRHETLLGWEARYPDFIKAVIDVDADHYNLFERTDTVGLERVTAQILKALEILDSMHIEARKVGRVF; this is encoded by the exons ATGTATCCTGGTGGCCCGAACCCAACCCAAGTGCAGTTTGTGCCTCCCGGCACTGCCTTCAATCCGCCCTTACCGTTGGTTCTGATTCACGATGGAGGTGGCACAACCTTCAGTTACTTTGTCCTGGGCAGCTTAGCACGCGATGTATGGGCCATTCACAATCCCAAGTTCTTTGACGGTTTACCATGGGAAGGAggcatggatgagatggccaagaagtaTCTTGATCTCATTGCGGGGGAGCTAAGTGGCCCGATAATGCTGGGAG GTTGGTCCCTTGGAGGTTTTTTATCCCTCGCCATGGCACGAGTCATTGCTTCGGACCCGGCATCGTATTCCATTTCCGTGGCAGGGCTACTCATCATCGATTCCCCCTATCACATTGCCAGGAGTAAAATTACGGTGCCAACATCAAAGGCCGAACTGCCTGGGTTGCCAGCCCTCGTGGAGAAGTCATTCGATAACTGCGACGATATGCTTCAGGACTGGGATCTTCCCTCGTGGGATTCACCAGACGGCGGAGGAGGCTGCACAGATACACAGTTCACTGTGGGAGGTAAGACATTTAGAGTCCCAAACGGGGAGGTCCTTCGTAAACCTGCCAACAGCGATCCCCTTGACAACAATTGGGAAACTGTTGCAGTAAAACCATACAAAATGGATCCCAAATCGAATACGCCAGGTACGGGGGCAGCTGGCAACCCGCCACCTGCTGTCTTACTCCGCTGCATCAAACGCGCAAAGCCAAAATCCAACCTAGGCGACAGGCACGGTCTCAGTCAGGGCCAAGGCCAGGGCCAAGGCCAGGGCCAAGGCCAGGGCCACAATGGCGATACCCCAGGGTGTTTAGTCGACTTGTTTCGACATGAAACATTGCTCGGCTGGGAAGCGCGGTATCCAGACTTTATCAAGGCTGTTATTGATGTCGATGCAGACCACTACAACCTATTTGAGAGGACTGATACTGTGGGGTTGGAAAGGGTCACGGCACAGATACTCAAGGCACTTGAGATTTTGGATTCTATGCATATAGAAGCGAGGAAGGTTGGGAGAGTGTTTTAA
- a CDS encoding siderophore iron transporter (similar to Metarhizium robertsii ARSEF 23 XP_007821296.1), translating into MDANTAKEGDATQTRHNEDVFGDEKSRPNSEVNLVYNDIEEEPEIHFRTYVAVAAMLILNYVQIIALQGPPVVLENIGESLHNTAAQTWVPNALALVQAVLAPIISSASDTFQARKLIMIVCCIVSFIGSAIAPGSQSIYRLIVAQVLIGFGFSSTALAYCVPSEILPKKWRPMVQSIINIAAALGACSGPLIIGALSRSDPMNGWRNYYWMQMAMWGATAVFIFIGYRPRKRHTIYDDMSLAQKITALDLIGLGLFASGLTLFLVGLNLGGGLFTWTNSKVLATLIVGIVTLLAFIVYEWKGTKVGIAHHDLFRKGVSAGLTFSIFLALVFIEGIMLFSFVIFYPVLTTSLFEQDPLLLATRAQPFWLGGGASTVLWGYWSVKSRSIRAPLFAGFLIFTGGIVGFTTIQPDDSLSACIFAGVAGIGFGAPLILIIAGIQLATPHALIATATALAITSRAVSTAVFTAIFSAALTERLEPNIISYVSSAALKAGLPVASVKAFVEALATKNAAALPHIQGVTPQIIAAGISALKQAFADSIRVVFIIAAPFGALACLLCWFLDDQSKEMNYRVDAPVEDLHARPRPRDIVTQV; encoded by the exons ATGGATGCGAACACGGCAAAGGAGGGTGATGCAACTCAAACCCGTCACAATGAAGATGTCTTTGGCGACGAAAAGTCCAGACCAAACAGTGAGGTGAATCTTGTGTACAATGACATCGAAGAGGAGCCTGAAATTCATTTTCGGACGTATGTTGCCGTTGCGGCTATGCTTATTTTGAACTATGTTCAGATCATTGCCCTTCAAGGACCTCCTGTTGTT TTGGAGAACATTGGAGAGAGTCTACATAATACTGCCGCGCAGACTTGGGTTCCGAATGCCTTGGCACTGGTTCAGGCGGTGCTGGCGCCAATCATCTCATCAGCATCTGATACTTTCCAGGCACGCAAGCTCATCATGATTGTGTGTTGTATCGTCTCATTTATCGGATCGGCAATTGCTCCTGGCTCTCAGAGCATTTATCGACTTATTGTTGCGCAAGTCCTGATTGGATTTGGGTTTTCGTCAACGGCCCTGGCATACTGCGTGCCGAGCGAAATCTTGCCCAAGAAATGGAGACCCA TGGTGCAGTCGATAATCAACATTGCAGCAGCTCTCGGCGCATGTTCAGGTCCTTTGATCATCGGGGCTCTCTCTCGCAGTGACCCAATGAATGGGTGGCGTAACTACTAC TGGATGCAAATGGCCATGTGGGGAGCAACAGCGgttttcatcttcatcggcTACAGACCCCGAAAACGACACACCATCTACGACGACATGTCCCTCGCGCAAAAGATAACTGCCCTCGACTTGATCGGCTTAGGACTGTTTGCGTCCGGCCTGACTTTGTTTCTAGTTGGACTCAATCTCGGTGGTGGCCTATTTACATGGACCAACAGCAAAGTCCTCGCAACTCTAATCGTGGGAATCGTCACGCTTCTCGCCTTCATCGTCTACGAGTGGAAAGGCACCAAAGTTGGAATCGCTCACCACGACCTGTTCCGCAAAGGCGTCAGCGCTGGCCTCACATTCTCCATCTTCCTTGCCCTTGTGTTTATCGAAGGCATTATGTTGTTCTCTTTTGTCATCTTCTACCCCGTCTT AACGACGTCGCTATTCGAACAAGATCCATTGCTTCTAGCAACTCGTGCTCAGCCCTTCTGGCTTGGAGGCGGAGCTTCAACCGTCCTCTGGGGATACTGGAGTGTAAAGTCAAGGTCTATCCGCGCTCCTCTCTTCGCAGgcttcctcatcttcacGGGAGGTATCGTCGGGTTCACCACAATCCAGCCAGACGACTCGCTGAGTGCCTGTATATTCGCCGGCGTAGCTGGAATTGGCTTTGGCGCTCCTTTGATTCTGATTATTGCCGGCATACAACTTGCGACGCCTCATGCTCTCATTGCCACAGCTACAGCTCTCGCCATCACCAGTCGTGCCGTATCGACTGCAGTCTTTACCGCAATCTTCAGCGCCGCCCTTACCGAACGCCTGGAACCAAACATCATCAGTTATGTTTCATCGGCTGCACTGAAAGCCGGGCTGCCTGTGGCTTCTGTGAAGGCGTTTGTTGAGGCTCTAGCTACAAAGAATGCGGCTGCCCTTCCGCACATTCAGGGCGTGACTCCTCAAATCATTGCAGCCGGTATTTCGGCTTTAAAACAGGCATTTGCGGATAGTATTCGTGTGGTGTTTATTATAGCAGCTCCGTTTGGAGCTCTGGCCTGTCTGCTGTGCTGGTTCCTGGACGACCAGAGCAAGGAGATGAACTATAGGGTCGATGCGCCGGTTGAGGATCTGCACGCGCGTCCTAGACCGCGAGATATTGTTACACAGGTGTAG
- a CDS encoding alpha/beta-hydrolase (similar to Stereum hirsutum FP-91666 SS1 XP_007310117.1), which yields MSLQDSSTELVYTSDGPVRGVTSDGMRKWLGIPYAAPPVGQLRWMPPVPPEPWAKPHEATNFGPICAQEEGSFPGFGHNSLSEDCLYLNVFAPESKHEALLPVMVWLHGGGLFQGASNDYNPQALVQHGNVIVVSLNYRVNLFGFFSHPSINNEGHEHGNYGFMDQQAALEWIKHNIDKFGGDANNVTIFGESAGAISVSAHLTSPGSKGLFHKAIIQSGGSPITFPHRSVTSFEQIGVALAKEAGCAEQTSTNLRSLSTKQMVDANSIEKGTFGTTKFPFGLMEDGVVIPHNMKQRFLAGNFNHVPLIIGVTKDEFAWFQGMIELATGTIVPRDSYTASLRTFLEVADKAEFLGVHLPPSAFDDVLQRYPMDKYTYPGRAIAAAIGDAGIISTSGRRAARVIKSHVHGVYTYEFSVDDAPVSWPAASFPYGSAHAQELQFLFPGFRGASGKGQSLTKEQEELAAKMVLYWTNFARTGSPSSKDTHDVDLPTWTVYDTKQDNTLLLQAPLPKMVSSWGQRHHMDFWDTFYVQ from the coding sequence ATGTCTTTACAAGATAGTTCGACGGAACTTGTATACACTAGTGATGGACCTGTACGAGGTGTCACTAGCGATGGCATGCGAAAATGGCTAGGAATTCCATATGCAGCTCCTCCAGTTGGACAACTTCGTTGGATGCCACCCGTCCCTCCGGAACCATGGGCGAAACCCCATGAAGCCACCAACTTTGGACCGATCTGTGCCCAGGAGGAAGGATCTTTTCCAGGCTTCGGCCACAACAGCCTTTCAGAAGATTGCCTATACCTCAACGTGTTTGCCCCAGAGTCCAAACATGAAGCACTCCTACCAGTAATGGTTTGGCTGCATGGTGGCGGGCTATTCCAAGGTGCAAGTAACGACTACAATCCCCAAGCTCTTGTTCAGCATGGCAATGTCATCGTTGTGTCACTCAACTACAGAGTCAACCTATTCGGGTTCTTttctcatccatccatcaacaatgaAGGCCACGAGCACGGCAACTACGGATTCATGGATCAGCAAGCCGCGCTGGAGTGGATAAAGCACAACATcgacaagtttggcggcGATGCCAACAACGTCACGATATTCGGCGAATCTGCGGGAGCGATTTCCGTCTCAGCCCACCTTACCTCACCTGGTTCCAAGGGTCTTTTTCATAAAGCTATCATTCAGAGCGGAGGGTCTCCTATCACTTTTCCTCACCGATCGGTTACATCTTTTGAACAAATTGGCGTGGCACTAGCCAAAGAGGCAGGCTGTGCTGAacaaaccagcaccaacctcCGGTCACTGTCGACAAAGCAGATGGTGGACGCAAACTCTATTGAAAAGGGGACATTTGGCACAACAAAGTTCCCGTTTGGACTTATGGAAGACGGTGTGGTTATCCCTCACAACATGAAGCAACGGTTTCTGGCGGGCAACTTCAATCATGTGCCTCTGATCATTGGCGTGACCAAGGACGAGTTTGCTTGGTTTCAGGGCATGATAGAACTGGCAACTGGAACAATTGTCCCCAGAGACAGCTATACTGCAAGTCTCAGAACCTTCCTTGAAGTTGCAGACAAAGCCGAGTTTCTAGGTGTGCATCTTCCACCAAGTGCTTTTGACGATGTACTACAGCGATATCCAATGGACAAGTATACCTACCCAGGGCGTGCCATTGCTGCAGCCATTGGCGACGCAGGAATCATCTCAACATCAGGACGCCGCGCCGCCAGGGTCATCAAGTCCCACGTTCATGGAGTGTACACATATGAGTTTAGCGTTGACGATGCGCCGGTGTCTTGGCCGGCCGCGAGCTTCCCATACGGTTCTGCCCATGCTCAAGAGCTTCAGTTTCTGTTTCCTGGGTTTCGGGGCGCTTCTGGCAAAGGACAATCATTGACGAAGGAGCAGGAAGAATTGGCTGCAAAGATGGTATTATATTGGACAAACTTTGCGAGAACCGGCTCCCCGAGTTCGAAAGATACTCATGATGTGGATCTGCCGACTTGGACGGTCTATGATACGAAGCAGGATAATACTTTGTTACTACAGGCTCCTTTACCGAAAATGGTGAGCAGCTGGGGACAGAGGCATCACATGGACTTTTGGGATACATTCTACGTGCAGTAG